From one Gallionella capsiferriformans ES-2 genomic stretch:
- the xerC gene encoding tyrosine recombinase XerC: protein MRQAARCTLISITDRPTVSQNPNHAYLQGYLAWLLGERRYSKLTAESYARDLAHLFELSTGLALNELKVSHIRRYIAQLHSSGLGGRSLARLLSAWRGFYNYLLRDHGFTDNPCVGLRAPKSARALPQVLSPDQAVRMVDLPTDAPDSIRDKAMFELFYSSGLRLMELIDLDAESIRSDITAGEVRVTGKGHKTRIVPLGGCAISALHEWLAVRPTLANIGERALFVGARGARISPRVVQLRMKQWGIKQGITSSVHPHMLRHSFATHVLQSSGDLRAVQEMLGHASISTTQVYTHLDFQYLSKIYDAAHPRAKRKP from the coding sequence ATGCGGCAGGCAGCGCGCTGCACCCTTATCTCGATCACTGATCGCCCAACCGTGAGCCAGAACCCTAACCATGCGTATTTGCAAGGGTATCTGGCATGGCTGCTGGGGGAGCGCCGTTACTCGAAGCTGACCGCCGAGAGTTATGCGCGCGACTTGGCACATCTGTTCGAACTGAGCACAGGTCTCGCGCTGAACGAGCTGAAAGTCAGCCATATCCGCCGCTATATTGCGCAGTTGCATAGTTCAGGGCTGGGAGGCCGTTCGCTCGCCCGCCTGCTCTCGGCCTGGCGCGGCTTTTACAACTATCTGCTGCGCGATCACGGCTTTACCGACAATCCCTGTGTGGGTTTGCGCGCACCGAAGTCGGCCCGTGCCTTGCCTCAGGTCTTGTCCCCCGACCAGGCGGTTCGCATGGTCGATCTGCCAACCGACGCGCCTGATTCGATACGCGACAAGGCAATGTTCGAGCTATTTTATTCTTCCGGCCTGCGTCTGATGGAGCTGATCGATCTTGATGCTGAGTCGATACGCTCAGACATCACTGCGGGCGAAGTGCGCGTGACCGGCAAAGGCCACAAGACCCGCATCGTGCCGCTCGGCGGCTGTGCCATCAGCGCGCTGCACGAATGGCTCGCTGTGCGCCCGACACTTGCCAACATCGGTGAGCGCGCGCTGTTTGTCGGCGCGCGAGGCGCACGCATTTCACCGCGCGTCGTGCAACTGCGCATGAAGCAATGGGGCATCAAACAGGGCATCACCAGCAGCGTGCATCCGCATATGCTGCGCCACTCTTTCGCCACCCACGTACTGCAATCCTCGGGAGATTTGCGCGCCGTACAGGAAATGCTAGGACACGCCAGCATCTCAACCACGCAGGTTTACACCCACCTCGATTTTCAATATTTAAGCAAAATTTACGACGCCGCGCATCCGCGCGCCAAGAGAAAACCATGA
- a CDS encoding class I SAM-dependent rRNA methyltransferase, with the protein MSKPTNTRSASTPHRTSQGNRDFRKRTQREARPAAPPQSRSVPVAGDATAQAAIILKEGREKSLLRRHPWVFSGAIERIDGTPVSGDTLQVVDAAGKFVAQAAYNAGSQITARVWSWNPEEAIDTAFFRRKIATAIAGRAGLNLAKDSSGMRLIHAESDGLPGLIVDQYGDVLVMQIGSAGIEHWRAQIADILQELCNPACIYERSDSDSRTLEGLELRCGVLRGTLPDTVEVIEHGLRFRVDVADGQKTGFYLDQRDNRKLTETLAEGRDVLNCFCYTGGFSLYALRGGAKSVLSMDASGEALHIATDNLTRNNLDESRAEWQEADVFVALRKLRDQGKTFDMIILDPPKFAPTAAFAEKAARGYKDINLLGFKLLRPGGLLFTYSCSGGISEELFQKIIAGAALDAGVDAQIVRHLHASGDHPVLLSFPEGAYLKGLLLRVAD; encoded by the coding sequence ATGAGCAAACCTACGAATACCAGATCAGCTTCGACACCGCACCGCACATCCCAAGGCAATCGCGATTTTCGCAAACGCACCCAACGTGAGGCGCGCCCTGCTGCACCACCCCAATCCCGCAGCGTGCCTGTTGCGGGAGATGCGACGGCACAGGCTGCCATCATCTTAAAAGAAGGGCGTGAAAAATCGCTGCTGCGCCGCCACCCCTGGGTATTTTCCGGTGCGATCGAGCGCATTGATGGCACACCCGTGAGCGGCGACACACTGCAGGTTGTGGACGCTGCCGGAAAATTTGTCGCGCAGGCCGCCTACAACGCAGGCTCACAAATCACCGCACGTGTCTGGTCGTGGAATCCCGAGGAGGCGATAGACACAGCCTTTTTCCGCCGCAAGATTGCAACTGCGATTGCAGGTCGCGCGGGACTCAATCTGGCAAAAGACAGTAGCGGCATGCGCCTGATCCATGCTGAATCGGACGGACTGCCCGGGCTGATTGTGGATCAATATGGCGATGTGCTGGTGATGCAGATCGGCAGTGCCGGCATAGAGCACTGGCGCGCACAGATCGCCGACATCTTGCAGGAACTGTGCAATCCCGCCTGCATCTACGAACGTTCGGATTCGGACTCGCGTACGCTCGAAGGCCTCGAATTGCGCTGCGGCGTGTTGCGCGGCACGCTACCCGACACGGTCGAAGTGATTGAGCACGGCCTGCGTTTTCGAGTGGATGTGGCAGATGGCCAGAAAACCGGTTTTTATCTGGATCAACGCGACAACCGAAAACTGACCGAAACGCTGGCTGAAGGTCGCGACGTACTCAATTGCTTCTGCTACACGGGTGGCTTCTCGCTGTACGCCTTGCGCGGCGGCGCGAAATCCGTACTGTCTATGGATGCCTCCGGCGAAGCCCTGCATATCGCGACGGATAACCTGACCCGCAACAATCTGGATGAATCGCGCGCCGAATGGCAGGAGGCAGATGTGTTTGTCGCACTGCGTAAACTGCGCGATCAGGGTAAAACCTTCGACATGATCATCCTCGATCCGCCGAAGTTCGCACCGACCGCAGCTTTTGCCGAAAAGGCCGCGCGCGGCTACAAGGACATCAATCTGCTCGGTTTCAAACTGCTGCGTCCGGGCGGCTTGCTGTTTACCTATTCCTGTTCGGGCGGCATCAGCGAGGAGCTGTTCCAGAAGATCATCGCCGGCGCCGCACTCGATGCGGGGGTCGACGCGCAGATCGTTCGCCACCTGCATGCCAGTGGCGATCATCCTGTGCTGCTCAGTTTCCCCGAAGGCGCGTACCTGAAGGGCTTGCTGCTGAGGGTGGCAGACTAA
- a CDS encoding CDP-6-deoxy-delta-3,4-glucoseen reductase codes for MNFQTTIQPSGHQFSIADNETILEAALKNGYTLPYSCRDGVCGVCKGKVLQGEVDHGHGSALTEAEKKAGMALFCCAKPQSDLIIECQEVNAVRDIQVKTMPCRVHSMEKPAEDVMVLKLKLPANERLQFLAGQYIDILLKDQKPRSFSLANAPHTDEFLELHIRNISGGAFTHHVFEEMKERDILRFKGPLGTFFLREDSDKPIIFVASGTGFAPIKAIIEHALYIGIKRPMHFYWGARKLSDLYMLEMAKQWEAQGIQFTPVLSDALPEDHWQGRTGFVHCAVLEDYSDLSAHVVYACGAPVVVEAAHTDFTSTRGLPNDAFFSDAFTFAPKTPIAAP; via the coding sequence ATGAACTTTCAGACCACGATACAGCCCAGCGGGCACCAGTTTTCCATTGCCGACAACGAAACTATCCTCGAAGCCGCGCTTAAAAACGGCTATACGCTACCTTACAGTTGCCGTGACGGCGTATGCGGGGTGTGCAAGGGGAAAGTGTTGCAAGGTGAGGTCGATCACGGTCACGGTAGCGCGCTGACGGAGGCTGAAAAAAAGGCCGGTATGGCCTTGTTCTGCTGTGCCAAACCGCAATCGGATCTGATCATCGAATGTCAGGAAGTCAACGCGGTCAGGGATATTCAGGTGAAAACCATGCCCTGCCGTGTGCACAGCATGGAAAAACCCGCGGAAGATGTGATGGTTTTGAAGCTCAAGTTACCGGCCAATGAGCGCCTGCAGTTTTTAGCCGGCCAGTACATCGACATCCTGTTGAAAGACCAAAAACCGCGTAGTTTCTCGCTGGCCAATGCTCCGCATACCGACGAGTTTCTCGAGTTGCATATCCGCAACATCTCAGGCGGCGCATTCACCCATCATGTATTCGAAGAAATGAAAGAGCGCGACATCCTGCGCTTCAAGGGGCCGCTGGGCACCTTCTTCCTGCGCGAAGACTCGGACAAGCCGATTATTTTTGTCGCCTCAGGCACCGGCTTCGCGCCGATCAAGGCGATTATCGAACACGCGCTGTATATCGGCATCAAGCGCCCCATGCATTTCTACTGGGGCGCGCGCAAACTGTCCGATCTTTATATGCTCGAGATGGCAAAGCAATGGGAGGCGCAAGGCATACAGTTCACGCCTGTGCTGTCTGATGCGCTGCCGGAAGATCACTGGCAAGGGCGTACTGGCTTCGTGCATTGCGCCGTGCTGGAAGACTACAGCGATTTGTCGGCGCATGTGGTTTATGCCTGCGGTGCACCGGTCGTTGTCGAAGCCGCTCACACCGACTTTACCTCCACCCGCGGCTTGCCGAACGATGCGTTCTTCTCGGATGCCTTTACCTTCGCACCCAAGACGCCGATAGCAGCGCCTTAG
- a CDS encoding SDR family oxidoreductase — protein MKRILITGCGDIARRTIPLLTRRYRVYALIRNPVYGEHLRKLGAIPVTGDLDDRQSLSRIKGVADTVLHFAPPSPKGSTDTRTRNLLSVLSAGSCPHRLVYISTSGVYGDCHGAQIDETRAVNPASMRGKLRVDAERQIRAWAKANRVNANILRVPGIYAADRLPLDRLKAGAPAIANDEDSYSNHIHAEDLARIAVAALLRGKPCRIYHATDDDEMKMGDYFDAVADGTHLPRAPRLSRAEVKIAVSPMMWSFMNESRRLSNTRMKRELKVVLRYPTLNAFFNT, from the coding sequence ATGAAACGAATACTCATTACAGGTTGCGGGGACATTGCGCGGCGGACGATCCCCCTCCTCACCCGCCGCTACCGCGTGTATGCGCTGATCCGTAATCCGGTCTATGGCGAACATCTGCGTAAACTGGGTGCAATTCCTGTCACCGGCGATCTGGATGACCGACAGAGTCTGTCACGCATTAAAGGGGTGGCCGACACGGTACTGCACTTCGCGCCGCCCTCGCCCAAAGGATCTACGGATACCCGCACCCGAAACCTGCTCAGCGTTTTATCTGCCGGCAGCTGCCCTCACCGTCTGGTTTATATCAGCACCAGCGGCGTGTACGGCGATTGTCATGGCGCGCAGATCGATGAAACGCGAGCGGTCAATCCGGCATCGATGCGCGGCAAACTAAGGGTGGATGCGGAACGGCAAATCCGCGCCTGGGCAAAAGCTAACCGCGTGAACGCTAATATCCTCAGGGTGCCGGGTATCTATGCCGCAGACCGCCTGCCGCTGGATCGCCTCAAAGCAGGCGCGCCGGCCATTGCGAATGACGAAGACAGCTACAGCAATCACATCCATGCGGAGGATCTGGCGCGCATCGCGGTGGCGGCCCTGCTGCGCGGCAAACCCTGCCGCATTTATCATGCGACCGATGACGATGAGATGAAAATGGGCGACTACTTTGATGCCGTGGCCGATGGCACGCATCTGCCGCGCGCACCGCGTCTATCGCGTGCCGAGGTGAAAATAGCCGTGTCGCCAATGATGTGGTCGTTTATGAATGAATCCAGACGGCTCAGTAATACACGCATGAAGCGCGAACTCAAAGTTGTATTGCGCTACCCGACCCTGAACGCCTTTTTTAACACATGA
- a CDS encoding M18 family aminopeptidase: MSAIRSERNAALELIDFIDASPSPWHTVASAEVRLQAAGYIRLEEGERWQLNAGGRYYVVRGGASMIAFALGQQAEAGYRIIGAHTDSPGLRLKPKASIACDGLMRLAVEVYGGPILASFSDRDLSLAGRVVLRNQQTRLVRFEHPLLRLPNLAIHMNREVNEQGLKFNKQTELPLILGQLGEGEDAEANLRQLLASAAGCDAADLLSFEMNVYDVQKGCLWGANEEFIADSQLDNLASCHAALSALIAAVQTKATCMIALFDHEEVGSESAAGAGGSFLSDVLSRISFSAELDEEDRVRALSQSLFISADMAHAYNPNFPAAYEPAHKVLVNGGPVIKTNVNQRYATNAETAARFMGFCETAGVPYQQYAHRGDLGCGSTIGPKVASQLGIASVDVGSPMWAMHSARESAGANDHAYMIAALSTAFGS; this comes from the coding sequence ATGTCCGCAATCCGTTCCGAACGTAACGCAGCCCTTGAGCTAATCGACTTTATTGACGCGAGTCCCAGCCCCTGGCATACGGTGGCGAGCGCAGAGGTGCGGCTGCAGGCTGCGGGATATATCCGGCTTGAGGAGGGAGAACGCTGGCAACTCAACGCGGGCGGGCGCTATTACGTTGTACGCGGTGGCGCGTCTATGATCGCCTTTGCGCTCGGTCAACAAGCGGAGGCGGGCTATCGCATTATCGGCGCGCATACCGATTCTCCCGGTTTAAGGCTCAAGCCTAAGGCGAGCATCGCCTGCGACGGGCTGATGCGTTTGGCGGTCGAAGTTTACGGCGGGCCGATACTGGCTAGTTTCTCTGACCGGGATTTGAGTCTGGCCGGGCGTGTTGTATTGCGCAATCAGCAGACGCGGCTTGTTCGCTTCGAGCACCCTCTGCTGCGTCTGCCGAACCTTGCGATACACATGAACCGAGAGGTCAATGAGCAGGGGCTGAAATTCAATAAGCAGACTGAACTGCCGCTCATTCTGGGGCAGTTGGGCGAGGGTGAGGACGCGGAGGCCAATTTGCGACAGCTGCTGGCCAGTGCCGCAGGGTGCGATGCCGCTGATCTGCTGAGCTTCGAGATGAATGTCTATGACGTACAAAAGGGCTGTTTGTGGGGGGCGAACGAGGAATTCATTGCGGATAGCCAGCTGGATAATCTGGCGTCCTGTCATGCTGCGCTGAGCGCGCTCATCGCGGCGGTGCAGACTAAGGCCACCTGCATGATTGCCCTCTTCGATCACGAGGAGGTGGGGAGCGAGAGTGCGGCGGGGGCGGGCGGCAGTTTTCTGTCCGACGTGCTGAGTCGTATCAGTTTTAGTGCGGAACTGGATGAGGAAGATAGAGTCCGCGCCCTGTCGCAGAGTTTATTTATCAGCGCCGATATGGCGCATGCCTACAATCCGAATTTCCCCGCCGCCTATGAGCCCGCTCACAAAGTGCTGGTCAACGGCGGGCCTGTCATCAAAACCAATGTGAACCAGCGCTACGCGACCAATGCCGAAACGGCGGCGCGCTTTATGGGATTTTGCGAAACGGCAGGTGTGCCGTATCAGCAGTATGCGCATCGGGGCGATCTGGGCTGCGGCAGCACCATCGGCCCCAAGGTGGCGTCACAGTTAGGCATTGCCAGCGTGGATGTCGGCTCGCCGATGTGGGCGATGCACAGCGCGCGCGAGAGCGCGGGAGCCAATGATCACGCTTACATGATTGCGGCCCTGTCAACCGCCTTCGGGAGCTGA
- the htpG gene encoding molecular chaperone HtpG encodes MTASTNRETMGFQTEVKQLLQLMIHSLYSNREIFLRELVSNASDACDKLRFEALHNDAMFENDSELQISLSFDKDARTLTISDNGIGMNRDEVINNLGTIAKSGTREFFSKLSGDQQKDAGLIGQFGVGFYSAFIVADKVVVTTRRAGEATDQGVCWESDGGGEFDIEMVEKATRGTTIELHLREDQDDLLSGHKIRSIIRKYSDHIVQPIVMKKEEWKDGAQVITEEDETINQASALWARSKNEISDDEYKAFYKHVGHDYEDPLAWTHARVEGRQEYTQLLYVPARAPFDMWDHKAQHGIKLYVKRVFIMDDAEQLLPSYLRFVRGIVDSNNLPLNVSREILQESKDIKAIREGCTKKVIGLLEDMAANDAEKYTTFWGQFGQVIKEGVGQDFANKDRIAGLLRFASTHTDTSDETVSLADYIGRMKEGQDKIYFITADSFNAAKNSPHLEVFRKKGIEVLLLSARVDEWVVGSLTEFKEKSLVSVAKGGLDLGALEDEAEKEAQAKQADEHKELTEKIEASLTGRVKEVRITHRLTDSPACLVADEDDMSGNMARMLKAAGQKIPETMPILEINPQHPVVIRLRAESQHFDDWAAVLFDQALLAEGGQLDDPAGFVKRINHLMLEMRAS; translated from the coding sequence ATGACTGCAAGTACCAATCGCGAAACAATGGGATTTCAGACAGAAGTAAAACAGCTTCTGCAATTGATGATTCACTCACTGTATTCCAACCGCGAGATTTTCCTGCGTGAACTGGTATCCAATGCCTCGGATGCCTGCGACAAGCTGCGCTTTGAAGCGCTGCACAACGATGCCATGTTCGAAAATGATTCCGAGCTGCAAATCAGTCTGAGCTTTGATAAGGATGCCCGCACGCTGACAATTTCCGATAACGGTATCGGCATGAACCGCGACGAAGTCATCAACAATCTGGGCACGATTGCAAAGTCCGGCACCCGCGAATTCTTCTCTAAACTCTCAGGCGACCAGCAAAAAGATGCCGGTTTGATCGGTCAGTTCGGTGTCGGATTTTATTCCGCGTTTATCGTCGCCGATAAGGTCGTGGTGACCACGCGTCGTGCCGGTGAAGCGACCGATCAGGGCGTCTGCTGGGAATCCGATGGCGGCGGCGAGTTCGACATCGAGATGGTCGAAAAAGCCACCCGCGGTACCACGATCGAACTGCATCTGCGCGAAGATCAGGACGATCTGCTCTCCGGCCACAAGATTCGTTCCATCATCCGTAAGTACTCGGATCATATCGTCCAGCCTATCGTGATGAAAAAGGAAGAATGGAAGGATGGCGCGCAGGTCATCACAGAGGAAGACGAAACGATCAATCAGGCGTCCGCTCTGTGGGCGCGCTCCAAGAACGAGATTAGCGACGACGAATACAAGGCGTTTTATAAGCACGTCGGCCATGACTATGAAGATCCGCTGGCATGGACGCACGCGCGCGTCGAAGGCCGTCAGGAATACACGCAGTTGCTCTATGTTCCTGCCCGCGCGCCGTTCGATATGTGGGATCACAAGGCGCAGCACGGCATCAAGTTATATGTGAAGCGCGTCTTCATCATGGACGATGCGGAGCAGTTGCTGCCGTCTTACTTGCGCTTTGTGCGCGGTATCGTCGATTCGAACAATCTGCCGCTGAACGTCTCACGCGAAATTCTTCAGGAATCCAAGGACATCAAGGCGATCCGCGAAGGCTGTACCAAGAAGGTGATCGGTCTGCTCGAAGATATGGCTGCCAACGACGCTGAAAAATACACTACCTTCTGGGGACAGTTCGGTCAGGTCATTAAGGAAGGTGTAGGGCAGGATTTCGCCAACAAGGATCGCATCGCGGGTCTGCTGCGTTTCGCCTCCACCCATACCGATACATCGGATGAGACCGTCTCGCTCGCCGACTACATTGGTCGCATGAAGGAAGGTCAGGACAAGATTTACTTCATCACGGCTGATAGTTTTAATGCCGCGAAGAACAGCCCGCATCTGGAAGTGTTCCGCAAGAAAGGGATCGAGGTGCTGCTGCTCTCGGCCCGTGTGGATGAATGGGTGGTCGGTTCATTGACTGAATTCAAGGAAAAATCGCTGGTGTCCGTTGCTAAAGGTGGCTTGGATTTGGGCGCATTGGAAGACGAAGCCGAAAAGGAAGCGCAGGCCAAGCAGGCCGATGAGCACAAGGAACTGACGGAAAAGATTGAAGCGAGTCTGACAGGTCGCGTTAAAGAAGTGCGGATTACGCATCGCCTGACCGACTCGCCAGCCTGTCTGGTCGCGGACGAAGACGATATGAGCGGCAATATGGCGCGTATGTTGAAGGCCGCAGGGCAAAAGATACCGGAAACGATGCCGATTCTGGAAATCAACCCGCAGCATCCGGTGGTGATTCGCTTGAGGGCTGAATCGCAACACTTCGACGATTGGGCGGCGGTGTTGTTTGATCAGGCTTTGCTGGCCGAAGGCGGTCAGCTCGACGATCCCGCGGGCTTCGTCAAACGCATCAATCATCTGATGCTGGAAATGCGCGCAAGCTAA
- a CDS encoding glutathione S-transferase yields MPHPILYSFRRCPYAIRARMALHASGVAFELREIELRSKPACMLIASPKGSVPVLVLPDEGVIDESREIMQWALHQHDPEGWLGVSDAYLLAAAPLIDINDNNFKTALDGYKYADSEASRAVCRAQGEDFLQSLEARLQMTRYLLADEQSIADAAIFPFIRQFAGVDKDWFEQSPYPALRIWLTGMINSRHFSAVMQKQAIWQANPES; encoded by the coding sequence CTGCCGCACCCGATCCTCTACTCATTTCGGCGCTGCCCTTACGCAATCCGTGCCCGCATGGCTTTGCATGCGAGCGGCGTTGCGTTTGAATTGCGTGAAATCGAGCTGCGCAGCAAACCGGCATGCATGCTGATCGCCTCACCCAAGGGGAGCGTGCCCGTGCTTGTGCTTCCCGACGAAGGTGTCATCGACGAGAGCCGGGAGATCATGCAATGGGCGCTGCACCAGCACGACCCGGAAGGTTGGCTGGGCGTGTCGGATGCTTATTTGCTGGCCGCAGCACCGTTAATCGATATCAATGACAACAATTTTAAAACGGCGCTCGATGGGTATAAGTACGCCGATTCCGAGGCCTCCCGGGCAGTTTGTCGTGCGCAAGGCGAAGACTTTTTGCAGTCATTGGAGGCGCGGCTGCAAATGACACGTTATTTGTTGGCCGATGAACAGAGCATCGCTGATGCGGCCATCTTTCCATTCATCCGGCAATTTGCCGGTGTCGACAAGGACTGGTTTGAGCAGTCGCCCTATCCTGCGTTGCGCATATGGTTGACGGGCATGATCAATTCGAGGCATTTTTCCGCCGTCATGCAAAAACAAGCGATCTGGCAAGCAAATCCTGAATCCTAG
- the trpD gene encoding anthranilate phosphoribosyltransferase, producing MITPQQALTRLIEQREIFYDEMLSLMRQIMSGEVSAAQIAGILVGLRVKKETVGEISAAAFVMREFATKVPVINREHLVDTCGTGGDGIQTFNVSTASAFVAAAAGARVAKHGGRSVSSTCGSADVLEFLGVNLNLTPEQVAHCVDTIGIGFMFAPNFHGAMKYAASVRRELGVRTMFNVLGPLTNPAGADNQVLGVFHPDLVGIMARVLQRLGSHHVLVVHGMDGMDEISINTESCIAELKDGEIREYTVTPEQFGMSRASNDLLRVANVTEASAMLRSVLDNQPGAARDIVQMNAGAAIYAAGLSATLAEGIHRAGEMIASGAAKAKLAQLIAFSGQFAAKA from the coding sequence ATGATTACCCCGCAACAAGCGCTGACCCGGCTGATCGAACAGCGGGAAATTTTTTATGACGAAATGTTGTCGCTGATGCGCCAGATCATGAGCGGCGAGGTATCGGCCGCTCAAATCGCCGGCATTTTAGTCGGTCTGCGCGTCAAAAAGGAAACGGTGGGAGAGATTTCCGCCGCCGCATTTGTGATGCGCGAATTTGCCACTAAAGTGCCGGTTATCAACCGCGAGCATCTGGTCGACACCTGCGGCACGGGAGGGGATGGCATTCAAACTTTCAATGTTTCAACTGCCAGCGCCTTTGTTGCGGCCGCTGCCGGTGCGCGCGTCGCCAAGCACGGCGGACGTTCGGTATCCTCGACTTGCGGCAGCGCGGATGTGCTGGAGTTTCTGGGCGTCAACCTCAATCTCACGCCTGAGCAAGTCGCGCACTGTGTCGATACCATCGGCATCGGCTTCATGTTTGCCCCTAATTTTCACGGCGCGATGAAGTATGCCGCCTCTGTGCGGCGCGAATTGGGGGTGCGCACGATGTTCAATGTGCTGGGGCCGCTCACTAATCCGGCGGGTGCTGATAATCAGGTGCTGGGTGTCTTTCACCCTGATCTGGTCGGTATCATGGCGCGCGTGCTGCAGCGCCTCGGCAGCCATCATGTGTTGGTCGTGCACGGCATGGACGGCATGGACGAAATATCGATTAATACCGAAAGCTGCATCGCGGAATTAAAAGACGGCGAAATCCGCGAATACACGGTCACGCCTGAGCAGTTCGGCATGAGCCGGGCATCGAACGACTTGCTGCGCGTGGCGAATGTGACGGAGGCCAGTGCGATGCTGCGCAGTGTACTGGACAATCAGCCGGGCGCGGCGCGCGACATCGTACAGATGAATGCAGGTGCGGCCATTTATGCGGCGGGCTTGAGTGCGACGCTTGCCGAAGGTATTCATCGCGCGGGTGAAATGATCGCCAGCGGGGCAGCGAAAGCTAAACTCGCGCAACTGATCGCGTTCAGCGGGCAGTTTGCCGCCAAGGCTTAA
- a CDS encoding anthranilate synthase component II, with protein MLLMIDNYDSFTYNLVQYFAELGADVEVRRNDEITVAQIAAMNPKHIVVSPGPCTPNEAGISVAAIQHFAGKIPLLGVCLGHQSIGQAFGGKIIHAKQLMHGKTSLIHHTNRSVFTGLPNPFTATRYHSLVIERETLPECLEITAWTDDGEIMGVRHKTLAVHGVQFHPESILTEHGHDMLKNFLEGQP; from the coding sequence ATGCTCTTGATGATCGATAATTACGACTCATTCACCTACAATCTGGTGCAATATTTCGCTGAACTGGGTGCCGATGTGGAAGTGCGCCGCAACGACGAAATCACCGTCGCGCAAATTGCAGCCATGAATCCAAAGCATATCGTCGTCTCGCCCGGCCCCTGTACGCCGAATGAAGCGGGGATCTCGGTTGCCGCGATTCAGCATTTTGCCGGAAAAATTCCCCTGCTGGGCGTATGCCTTGGTCATCAGAGCATCGGTCAGGCGTTCGGCGGAAAAATTATTCATGCCAAACAATTGATGCACGGCAAGACGTCGTTGATTCATCACACCAATCGCAGCGTATTCACCGGCCTGCCTAATCCGTTTACCGCGACGCGGTATCACTCGCTGGTGATCGAGCGCGAAACGCTGCCCGAATGTCTGGAAATCACCGCCTGGACGGATGACGGCGAGATTATGGGCGTGCGTCACAAGACGCTGGCGGTGCACGGCGTGCAGTTCCATCCTGAATCTATCCTGACCGAGCATGGTCACGACATGCTGAAAAATTTCCTGGAAGGCCAGCCATGA